The Amycolatopsis sp. 195334CR genome window below encodes:
- a CDS encoding DUF2332 domain-containing protein, which translates to MSDQLAEVKRRLAAFAEREAAGVSPLYEHLAAHAAEDDEIAGLLLAAPAPEDARAPLLFAVAHRLVQAEPIHPLSRYYPSLGGFDGVDAGTWPEFRGFLVERADKAKALIASRYTQTNEVRRAALLYPAVALAAKAAGGKVALLEAGCSAGLLLGLDTFGYRYQCGGDQLTAGPAKAAVGLHCALELADGAVAPKLPKKLPVGAKLGLDRAPVDAADEDELAWLEACVWADQPDRIRLLRTAAAAQRKNPPELVTGDLVDDLPAAVERLPAELPLVLLTSHVVTYLPAAKRAAFVEAVSGLGRPVWWVSQEAYEVGIEPLLPGRDDLRFADTGTSTLALVEFGDGAPRATALARTAPHGQRMTWL; encoded by the coding sequence ATGAGTGATCAGCTCGCCGAGGTCAAGCGCAGGCTGGCCGCTTTCGCGGAGCGGGAGGCGGCCGGCGTCTCGCCGTTGTACGAGCACCTGGCCGCGCACGCCGCCGAGGACGACGAGATCGCCGGGCTGCTGCTCGCCGCGCCCGCGCCGGAGGACGCGCGGGCGCCGCTGCTGTTCGCCGTGGCGCACCGGCTGGTCCAGGCCGAGCCGATCCACCCGCTGTCGCGCTACTACCCGTCGCTCGGCGGGTTCGACGGCGTGGACGCCGGGACGTGGCCGGAGTTCCGCGGTTTCCTGGTCGAACGGGCGGACAAGGCCAAGGCGCTGATCGCCTCGCGGTACACGCAGACGAACGAGGTGCGCCGGGCGGCGCTGCTGTACCCGGCGGTGGCGCTGGCGGCGAAGGCGGCCGGCGGCAAGGTCGCGCTGCTCGAAGCGGGCTGCAGCGCCGGGCTGCTGCTGGGCCTGGACACCTTCGGCTACCGGTACCAGTGCGGGGGCGACCAGCTCACCGCCGGGCCGGCCAAGGCGGCGGTCGGCCTGCACTGCGCGCTGGAGCTGGCCGACGGCGCGGTGGCGCCCAAGCTGCCGAAGAAGCTGCCGGTCGGCGCGAAGCTCGGGCTGGACCGCGCGCCGGTGGACGCGGCCGACGAGGACGAGCTGGCGTGGCTGGAGGCGTGCGTGTGGGCCGACCAGCCCGACCGCATCCGGCTGCTGCGGACCGCGGCGGCGGCCCAGCGGAAGAACCCGCCCGAACTCGTCACCGGCGATCTGGTGGACGACCTGCCCGCCGCGGTGGAGCGGCTGCCCGCCGAACTGCCGCTGGTGCTGCTGACCAGTCACGTGGTCACGTACCTGCCCGCGGCGAAGCGGGCCGCGTTCGTCGAGGCGGTGTCGGGACTGGGGCGGCCGGTGTGGTGGGTGAGCCAGGAGGCCTACGAGGTCGGCATCGAGCCGCTGCTGCCGGGCCGGGACGACCTGCGCTTCGCCGACACCGGGACCAGCACGCTGGCCCTGGTCGAATTCGGCGACGGCGCGCCGCGGGCCACGGCCCTGGCGAGAACGGCGCCGCACGGCCAGCGCATGACCTGGCTCTGA
- a CDS encoding NUDIX hydrolase, translated as MNQSRIRCVGGIACDQDGRLLLIRRANEPGAGLWSLPGGRVERDETDSDALIREMREETALDVVPGELVGVVERGPFDIYDYRCTAVAGSLTAGDDASDARWVTGAEFAELDRSGSLVPLLADTLRSWNALPRML; from the coding sequence ATGAACCAGTCGAGGATCCGCTGCGTAGGCGGCATCGCGTGCGACCAGGACGGCCGCCTCCTGCTGATCCGGCGGGCCAACGAGCCCGGCGCCGGGCTCTGGTCGCTGCCGGGCGGGCGGGTCGAGCGGGACGAAACGGACAGTGACGCGCTGATCCGGGAAATGCGCGAGGAAACCGCGCTCGACGTGGTGCCGGGGGAACTGGTCGGCGTGGTCGAGCGCGGCCCGTTCGACATCTACGACTACCGCTGCACCGCCGTCGCGGGCTCCCTGACGGCCGGGGACGACGCCTCGGACGCCCGCTGGGTCACCGGCGCCGAGTTCGCCGAACTGGACCGCTCGGGCTCCCTGGTCCCGCTCCTCGCCGACACCCTGCGCTCCTGGAACGCCCTCCCGCGAATGCTATGA
- a CDS encoding PH domain-containing protein: MFAPRDPDEYLLDTERRVIRIRRHWATLLWDSFEAAALLAICVLVSYVLPPSMWLVNNILWYAALLVILRFAYLVMEWWVERLVVTDKRFVMTTGVFTTKVLMMPISKVTDLTYQRTAWGRMLGYGTMVVESAGQIQALNKIDYLPKPEEFYDTISELVFGDKQKQAERFSMIKAQRAARGKRMVG, encoded by the coding sequence ATGTTCGCTCCCCGCGACCCAGACGAGTACCTCCTCGACACCGAACGCCGGGTCATCCGCATCCGGCGGCACTGGGCGACGCTCCTGTGGGACAGCTTCGAGGCGGCGGCGCTGCTGGCCATCTGCGTGCTGGTCTCCTACGTGCTGCCGCCGTCGATGTGGCTGGTCAACAACATCCTCTGGTACGCGGCGCTGCTGGTCATCCTGCGCTTCGCCTACCTGGTGATGGAGTGGTGGGTCGAGCGGCTGGTGGTCACCGACAAGCGGTTCGTGATGACCACCGGGGTGTTCACCACCAAGGTGCTGATGATGCCGATCAGCAAGGTCACCGACCTCACCTACCAGCGCACGGCCTGGGGCCGGATGCTCGGCTACGGCACCATGGTGGTCGAGTCGGCCGGGCAGATCCAGGCGCTGAACAAGATCGACTACCTCCCGAAGCCGGAGGAGTTCTACGACACCATCTCCGAGCTGGTCTTCGGCGACAAGCAGAAGCAGGCCGAGCGGTTCTCGATGATCAAGGCCCAGCGCGCCGCGCGCGGCAAGCGCATGGTGGGCTGA
- a CDS encoding PHP domain-containing protein, with the protein MDAVRIDLHTHSTVSDGTDSPAGLMAAAAAAGLNVIALTDHDTTAGWQPAIEALPRGLTLVPGAEMSCVSGPPGARIGVHLLGYLFDPEAEVLVAEQRRLRQQRRTRVRTMAERMAADGLPVDPDEVLGLLPDDSPAGRPHLAQALVRAGTVSTVDEAFARYLASGRGYYVPGADTLVETALEMIAAAGGVTVLAHPFAHTRGPTLSEEAIAKLAALGLTGIEVDHPNHEPVDRDRLRTLAADLDLVATGSSDYHGTNKTIALGAETTAPEALEELVGRATGSHLVTG; encoded by the coding sequence ATGGACGCTGTGCGCATAGATCTGCACACCCACTCCACGGTCTCCGACGGGACGGACAGTCCCGCCGGGTTGATGGCCGCTGCCGCCGCCGCGGGGCTGAACGTGATCGCGCTGACCGATCACGACACCACCGCGGGCTGGCAGCCCGCCATCGAGGCGCTGCCGCGCGGGCTCACCCTGGTGCCGGGTGCCGAAATGTCCTGCGTGTCCGGTCCGCCGGGTGCGCGGATCGGCGTGCACCTGCTGGGCTACCTGTTCGACCCGGAGGCCGAGGTGCTGGTCGCCGAGCAGCGCAGGCTGCGTCAGCAGCGGCGCACCCGGGTGCGCACGATGGCCGAGCGGATGGCCGCGGACGGCCTGCCGGTGGACCCGGACGAGGTGCTCGGCCTGCTGCCCGACGACTCGCCCGCCGGGCGGCCGCATCTCGCGCAGGCGCTGGTCCGCGCGGGTACGGTGTCCACTGTGGACGAAGCTTTCGCGCGGTACCTGGCCAGCGGGCGCGGGTACTACGTGCCGGGCGCGGACACCCTGGTGGAGACCGCGCTGGAGATGATCGCCGCGGCCGGCGGGGTGACCGTGCTGGCGCACCCGTTCGCGCACACCCGCGGGCCGACGCTGAGCGAGGAGGCCATCGCGAAGCTGGCCGCGCTCGGGCTGACCGGCATCGAGGTGGACCACCCGAACCACGAGCCGGTCGACCGCGACCGCCTGCGGACCCTGGCCGCCGACCTGGACCTGGTGGCCACCGGGTCCAGCGACTACCACGGCACGAACAAGACGATCGCGCTCGGCGCCGAGACCACCGCGCCCGAGGCGCTGGAGGAGCTGGTCGGCCGGGCCACCGGCTCGCACCTGGTGACCGGCTGA
- a CDS encoding MarC family protein translates to MAVSDYFDATLFMEATITLVVIMDPPGTVPVFLSLTGRKSPAVRARAARQAVLVSLLVISLFAIAGQAILAYLHIGIPALQGAGGLLLLLIALDLLTGKGSTDPEVADDVNVALVPLGTPLLAGPGAIAATIVFVRQADGRVGAYVALALAIVTVHFVLWMCMRYSGVVIKLIRESGITLLAKVAGLLLAAIAVELVADSVKGFITGG, encoded by the coding sequence ATGGCCGTCTCGGACTACTTCGACGCGACCCTGTTCATGGAGGCCACGATCACCCTCGTGGTGATCATGGACCCGCCGGGCACGGTGCCGGTGTTCCTCAGCCTGACCGGCCGGAAGTCGCCCGCGGTGCGCGCCCGCGCGGCCCGGCAGGCGGTGCTGGTCTCGCTGCTGGTGATCTCGCTGTTCGCCATCGCCGGGCAGGCGATCCTGGCCTACCTGCACATCGGCATCCCGGCGCTGCAGGGCGCGGGCGGGCTGCTCCTGCTGCTCATCGCGCTGGACCTGCTGACCGGCAAGGGCAGCACCGATCCCGAGGTGGCCGACGACGTCAACGTGGCGCTGGTGCCGCTGGGCACGCCGCTGCTGGCCGGGCCCGGTGCGATCGCCGCGACCATCGTGTTCGTGCGGCAGGCCGACGGCAGGGTCGGCGCGTACGTGGCGCTGGCGCTGGCCATCGTGACCGTGCACTTCGTGCTGTGGATGTGCATGCGGTACTCGGGCGTGGTGATCAAGCTGATCCGCGAGTCGGGCATCACCCTGCTGGCCAAGGTGGCCGGCCTGCTGCTGGCCGCGATCGCGGTCGAACTGGTGGCGGATTCGGTGAAGGGCTTCATCACCGGCGGCTAG
- a CDS encoding PD-(D/E)XK nuclease family protein: MSQIGFDFGDQQPRRLTRVTPAKLATFDDCARRYRLTYLDRPTPQRTGAWAHSTLGAVVHNALKALFDLPVDRRSPQRAAALVAEHWKDAGFVDEVQAAKYRRRAQEWVSEYVERNDVAFDPVGLERWVSAPTGGGPGGPTIIVEGRADRIDDRGGELVIVDYKTGRRQPDEYEARSAQALAMYAVAATRTLRMPCTKVELHHVPTGTVAAAEHTPESLKRHVTRAEETAADLQKATDTLAEGGDGQELFPARTGRHCSWCDFRPSCAEGQQAMPEMRSWDLLAPLEADDE, from the coding sequence GTGTCGCAGATCGGGTTCGACTTCGGGGACCAGCAGCCGCGGCGGCTGACCAGGGTGACCCCGGCCAAGCTGGCCACCTTCGACGACTGCGCGCGCCGGTACCGGCTGACCTACCTCGACCGGCCGACCCCGCAGCGCACCGGCGCCTGGGCGCACAGCACGCTCGGCGCGGTGGTGCACAACGCGCTCAAGGCGTTGTTCGACCTCCCGGTGGACCGCCGCAGCCCGCAGCGGGCCGCCGCGCTGGTCGCCGAGCACTGGAAGGACGCCGGTTTCGTCGACGAGGTGCAGGCGGCGAAGTACCGCCGCCGGGCGCAGGAGTGGGTCAGCGAGTACGTCGAGCGCAACGACGTCGCCTTCGACCCGGTGGGCCTGGAGCGCTGGGTGTCCGCGCCGACCGGGGGCGGGCCCGGCGGGCCGACCATCATCGTCGAGGGCCGCGCGGACCGGATCGACGATCGCGGTGGTGAGCTGGTGATCGTCGACTACAAGACCGGCCGCCGCCAGCCCGACGAGTACGAGGCGCGCAGTGCGCAGGCGCTGGCGATGTACGCCGTGGCGGCCACGCGCACGCTGCGCATGCCGTGCACCAAGGTCGAGCTGCACCACGTGCCCACCGGCACGGTCGCCGCCGCCGAGCACACGCCGGAGAGCCTGAAGCGCCACGTCACCCGCGCGGAGGAGACCGCCGCCGATCTGCAGAAGGCGACGGATACCCTGGCCGAAGGCGGTGACGGGCAGGAGCTCTTCCCCGCCAGGACCGGGCGCCACTGCTCCTGGTGCGATTTCCGGCCCAGCTGCGCCGAGGGCCAGCAGGCGATGCCGGAGATGCGGTCGTGGGACCTGCTGGCGCCGCTCGAAGCCGACGACGAATAG
- a CDS encoding alpha/beta fold hydrolase, translated as MGTHPGLAEGTPPRPSQLWPHRAERTEFDGPHGPIAALRTTAPAEATALLVPGYTGSKEDFAPLLDQLADAGFQAIAVDLPGQYESPGAAEEAAYTPAKLGEVVAELVAGLGPRPVVLLGHSFGGLVARGAVLAGARIAGLTLMDSGPGQLPEGGRRTALALGEPLLRQDGLAAAYAVREEVSARFPAWALVPEEVKAFLRKRFVSSSAPGLLGMADVLRTEPDRVDELAKSLRDNNIPGLVVAGENDDAWSIPSQRDMAERLDVPFALVPGAAHSPNTENPDGLLAVLLPAWRSWTS; from the coding sequence ATGGGCACTCATCCCGGCCTGGCCGAGGGCACGCCGCCGCGGCCGTCGCAGCTGTGGCCGCACCGCGCGGAACGCACCGAGTTCGACGGCCCGCACGGGCCGATCGCGGCGTTGCGCACCACCGCGCCCGCCGAGGCGACGGCGTTGCTGGTGCCGGGGTACACCGGTTCCAAGGAGGACTTCGCCCCGTTGCTCGACCAGCTGGCCGACGCGGGGTTCCAGGCGATCGCGGTCGATCTGCCCGGCCAGTACGAATCGCCGGGGGCGGCCGAGGAAGCCGCCTACACCCCGGCGAAGCTGGGTGAGGTGGTCGCGGAGCTGGTGGCCGGGCTCGGGCCGCGGCCGGTGGTGCTGCTGGGGCATTCGTTCGGCGGCCTGGTCGCCCGCGGCGCGGTGCTGGCCGGGGCGCGGATCGCCGGGCTGACCCTGATGGACAGCGGTCCCGGGCAGCTGCCGGAAGGTGGCAGGCGGACCGCGCTCGCGCTCGGCGAACCGCTGCTGCGGCAGGACGGCCTGGCCGCCGCGTACGCCGTCCGCGAAGAGGTCAGCGCGCGGTTTCCGGCGTGGGCGCTGGTGCCCGAGGAGGTCAAGGCGTTCCTGCGGAAGCGGTTCGTCAGCTCCAGCGCGCCGGGCCTGCTCGGTATGGCCGACGTGCTGCGGACCGAGCCGGACCGGGTGGACGAGCTGGCGAAGTCCTTGCGGGACAACAACATCCCGGGCCTGGTGGTAGCCGGCGAGAACGACGACGCGTGGAGCATCCCGTCCCAGCGCGACATGGCCGAACGGCTGGACGTGCCGTTCGCCCTGGTCCCGGGCGCAGCACACTCCCCGAACACCGAAAACCCGGACGGCCTGCTCGCCGTCCTCCTACCAGCTTGGCGCAGCTGGACCAGCTAA
- a CDS encoding DEAD/DEAH box helicase: MEPEAPTFAEFGVRPEIVRALAESGIERTFAIQSLTLPLAMAGDDVIGQARTGMGKTLGFGVPLLHRVVTPGDGTPQALIVVPTRELCLQVARDLTDAGKHLGIRTLAIYGGRPYEPQIAALRKGIDVVIGTPGRLLDLAEQQHLVLGKVRNLVLDEADEMLDLGFLPDIERILGMVPDERQTMLFSATMPGPIITLARTFLHQPTHIRAEENDAGAVHERTTQFVYRAHSLDKTELIAKVLQAEGRGLCMIFTRTKRTAQKVADELAERGFAAAAVHGDLGQGAREQALRAFRAGKIDVLVATDVAARGIDVDDVTHVINYQTPEDEKTYVHRIGRTGRAGKTGVAVTLVDWDEEARWKFISDTLGLDKPDPVETYSTSKHLFSDLGIPEDASGRLPLAKRTRAGLSAEPEENLGGKRRGGRSETETPVKRTRRPRRRTRGGADAAAAIEAADAAKSEGSAEGKAEDRPRRRTRTRGAGGSKPNGDASATNEKPESAAGENGERPARRRRRRRAGAPANTADTPASAD; this comes from the coding sequence GTGGAGCCGGAAGCCCCCACGTTCGCCGAGTTCGGCGTGCGCCCGGAGATCGTGCGCGCGCTCGCCGAGAGCGGCATCGAGCGCACCTTCGCCATCCAGTCGCTGACCCTGCCGCTGGCGATGGCCGGCGACGACGTGATCGGCCAGGCCCGCACCGGCATGGGCAAGACCCTCGGCTTCGGCGTGCCGCTGCTGCACCGGGTGGTCACCCCCGGCGACGGCACCCCGCAGGCGCTGATCGTGGTGCCGACCCGTGAGCTGTGCCTCCAGGTCGCCCGCGACCTCACCGACGCCGGCAAGCACCTGGGCATCCGCACGCTGGCCATCTACGGCGGCCGCCCGTACGAGCCGCAGATCGCCGCCCTCCGCAAGGGCATCGACGTGGTCATCGGCACCCCCGGCCGCCTGCTCGACCTCGCCGAGCAGCAGCACCTGGTGCTCGGCAAGGTGCGCAACCTGGTGCTGGACGAGGCCGACGAGATGCTCGACCTCGGCTTCCTGCCGGACATCGAGCGCATCCTCGGCATGGTCCCGGACGAGCGCCAGACCATGCTCTTCTCGGCCACCATGCCGGGCCCGATCATCACCCTGGCCAGGACCTTCCTGCACCAGCCGACGCACATCCGCGCCGAGGAGAACGACGCGGGCGCGGTGCACGAGCGCACCACGCAGTTCGTCTACCGGGCGCACTCGCTGGACAAGACCGAGCTGATCGCGAAGGTGCTGCAGGCCGAGGGCCGCGGCCTCTGCATGATCTTCACCCGCACCAAGCGCACCGCGCAGAAGGTCGCCGACGAGCTGGCCGAGCGCGGGTTCGCCGCCGCGGCCGTGCACGGCGACCTCGGCCAGGGCGCCCGTGAGCAGGCACTGCGCGCGTTCCGCGCGGGCAAGATCGACGTGCTGGTGGCCACCGACGTGGCGGCTCGCGGCATCGACGTCGACGACGTCACGCACGTGATCAACTACCAGACGCCCGAGGACGAGAAGACCTACGTGCACCGCATCGGCCGCACCGGCCGCGCCGGCAAGACCGGCGTCGCGGTCACCCTGGTCGACTGGGACGAGGAAGCGCGCTGGAAGTTCATCTCGGACACGCTCGGCCTGGACAAGCCGGACCCGGTGGAGACCTACTCCACCTCGAAGCACCTGTTCAGCGACCTGGGCATCCCGGAGGACGCCTCGGGCAGGCTGCCGCTGGCCAAGCGCACCCGCGCCGGGCTGTCAGCCGAGCCGGAGGAGAACCTCGGCGGCAAGCGCCGCGGTGGCCGTTCCGAGACCGAGACGCCGGTCAAGCGCACCCGCCGCCCGCGCCGCCGGACCAGGGGCGGGGCCGACGCGGCCGCCGCGATCGAGGCGGCCGACGCCGCCAAGTCGGAGGGCTCGGCCGAGGGCAAGGCCGAGGACCGGCCGCGCCGCCGCACCCGCACCCGCGGGGCCGGGGGCAGCAAGCCCAACGGGGACGCCTCGGCCACCAACGAGAAGCCCGAATCCGCGGCGGGCGAGAACGGGGAGCGCCCGGCGCGCCGCCGTCGTCGCCGTCGCGCCGGTGCCCCGGCCAACACGGCCGACACACCGGCTTCGGCAGACTGA
- a CDS encoding ferritin-like fold-containing protein has protein sequence MTDGKDKISEGVVDLLGVLAYGELSAFDRLAEDARSAPTLGGRAALSCMAAAEIGHYQQLSEYLSRHGLTVERAMEPFVRPLDAWHASTAPKSWLESLVKAYVGDGLAADLYREIAHWLDPETKDLVLTVLADTGHSAFAEQEVAAAIEAERTQRDKLALWGRRLLGEALTQAQYVVAERDGLAELIVSGSGDLSGIAQLFRRLQQGHTKRMQVLGLG, from the coding sequence GTGACCGACGGAAAAGACAAGATCAGCGAGGGTGTCGTCGATCTGCTGGGGGTGCTCGCGTACGGCGAGCTGTCCGCGTTCGACCGCCTCGCCGAGGACGCGAGATCCGCCCCCACGCTGGGCGGGCGCGCCGCGCTGTCGTGCATGGCGGCGGCCGAGATCGGGCACTACCAGCAGCTGTCGGAGTACCTGTCGAGGCACGGGCTGACGGTCGAGCGGGCGATGGAACCGTTCGTCCGGCCGCTGGACGCCTGGCACGCCTCGACGGCCCCGAAATCGTGGCTGGAATCACTGGTGAAGGCCTACGTCGGCGACGGGCTGGCGGCCGATCTGTACCGCGAGATCGCGCACTGGCTGGACCCGGAGACCAAGGACCTGGTGCTGACCGTGCTCGCCGACACCGGGCACTCCGCCTTCGCCGAGCAGGAGGTGGCCGCGGCCATCGAGGCCGAGCGCACCCAGCGCGACAAGCTCGCGCTGTGGGGGCGGCGGCTGCTCGGCGAGGCGCTGACCCAGGCCCAGTACGTGGTCGCCGAACGTGACGGGCTCGCCGAGCTGATCGTCAGCGGATCGGGTGACCTGTCCGGCATCGCCCAGCTGTTCCGGCGGCTCCAGCAGGGTCACACCAAGAGAATGCAGGTGCTCGGGCTCGGTTAG
- a CDS encoding DUF3107 domain-containing protein: MEVKIGIKDTPRELVVSSGQSAEEVEKLVSEALNAADGLFRISDDKGRKFLVPADRIAYVEIAPNDARKVGFAVGA; encoded by the coding sequence GTGGAGGTCAAGATCGGCATCAAGGACACCCCACGCGAGCTCGTGGTGTCCAGCGGCCAGTCCGCCGAGGAGGTGGAGAAGCTGGTGTCGGAGGCGCTGAACGCCGCCGACGGGCTGTTCCGCATCTCCGACGACAAGGGCCGCAAGTTCCTGGTGCCCGCCGACCGCATCGCGTACGTCGAGATCGCGCCGAACGACGCGCGCAAGGTCGGCTTCGCCGTCGGCGCCTAG
- a CDS encoding acyltransferase family protein, with product MDGVTSAQARAGVLDDALLSERRTLRLTGVDVARGVAVLGMYAVHVGPHPAHGGLNLAFLPFEGRSAALFAVLAGVSIALMSGGEVPKTGRPWAQVVLRLLTRAPLLIALGLFLTNLHTGYLIILAYYGACFVLAIPFLRLGIPALIAGAAFCATVMPFLSFAIRSHIAPRDLVLWIPDATIETFSTASFDYILQVLLLTGTFPAVSLMAYIFAGMAIGRMNLRSELVCRRLVAGGAITAAVAYTLSWLATDVLGGREEIYRSLIPAAGAAGVSPAEFYEQNVNQSFGTPPTTTLAWEFVANGHSYTPFDLVGCIGISAVVIGGCMLLARRHGRLLRPIADLGSIALTAYAAHFVAIWWFFREKDAFSLTHWLWFGGVAVVFAVAWKKWIGRGPLEWVLHQASRWPGKLIPRRS from the coding sequence GTGGACGGCGTCACTTCGGCACAGGCACGCGCCGGCGTGCTCGACGATGCTCTTCTGTCCGAGCGGCGCACGCTGCGGCTGACCGGGGTCGACGTCGCCAGGGGCGTCGCGGTGCTCGGCATGTACGCGGTGCACGTCGGCCCCCATCCCGCGCACGGCGGCCTGAACCTGGCGTTCCTGCCGTTCGAAGGCCGGTCCGCGGCGTTGTTCGCGGTGCTCGCCGGGGTGTCGATAGCGCTGATGTCCGGCGGTGAGGTGCCCAAGACCGGGCGGCCGTGGGCGCAGGTGGTGCTGCGGCTGCTGACCAGGGCCCCGCTGCTGATCGCGCTGGGGTTGTTCCTGACCAACCTGCACACCGGGTACCTGATCATCCTGGCCTACTACGGGGCCTGTTTCGTGCTGGCGATCCCGTTCCTGCGCCTGGGCATCCCGGCGCTGATCGCCGGGGCCGCGTTCTGCGCCACGGTGATGCCGTTCCTGTCCTTCGCCATCCGGTCGCACATCGCGCCGCGCGACCTGGTGCTGTGGATCCCGGACGCGACGATCGAGACGTTCAGCACCGCGTCGTTCGACTACATCCTGCAGGTGCTGCTGCTGACCGGGACGTTCCCGGCGGTGAGCCTGATGGCGTACATCTTCGCCGGGATGGCGATCGGGCGGATGAACCTGCGGTCGGAGCTGGTCTGCCGACGGCTGGTGGCCGGGGGCGCGATCACCGCGGCGGTGGCGTACACGCTGTCGTGGCTGGCCACGGACGTGCTCGGCGGGCGCGAGGAGATCTACCGCTCGCTGATCCCGGCGGCGGGCGCGGCCGGGGTGAGCCCGGCGGAGTTCTACGAGCAGAACGTGAACCAGTCGTTCGGCACGCCGCCGACCACCACGCTGGCCTGGGAGTTCGTCGCGAACGGGCACTCGTACACGCCGTTCGACCTGGTCGGCTGCATCGGCATCTCGGCGGTGGTGATCGGTGGCTGCATGCTGCTGGCGCGACGGCACGGCAGGCTGCTGCGGCCGATCGCGGACCTGGGCTCGATCGCGCTGACCGCGTACGCGGCGCACTTCGTGGCGATCTGGTGGTTCTTCCGGGAGAAGGACGCGTTCAGCCTGACGCACTGGCTGTGGTTCGGCGGGGTGGCGGTGGTTTTCGCGGTGGCGTGGAAGAAGTGGATCGGGCGGGGGCCGTTGGAGTGGGTGCTGCATCAGGCTTCGCGGTGGCCGGGGAAGTTGATTCCTCGGCGGTCGTGA
- a CDS encoding DUF4873 domain-containing protein: MSEHEHDEDGYTGDATVVVGETELAVRVQLRGHFQPIDGYYHWYGRISASPELSTLLGGKKTKAEIRTPDGTAPCELSDPDTWDRYRIMGTSTPPFHVPKSLDEIEAATA; the protein is encoded by the coding sequence GTGAGCGAGCACGAACACGACGAAGACGGCTACACCGGCGACGCGACCGTGGTGGTCGGGGAAACGGAACTCGCGGTGCGGGTCCAACTGCGAGGCCACTTCCAGCCGATCGACGGCTACTACCACTGGTACGGCCGGATCTCGGCGTCCCCGGAACTGTCCACTTTGCTGGGTGGGAAGAAGACGAAGGCGGAAATCCGCACCCCGGACGGCACGGCCCCCTGCGAACTGTCCGACCCGGACACCTGGGACCGCTACCGGATCATGGGCACCAGCACCCCACCCTTCCACGTCCCGAAATCCCTGGACGAGATCGAAGCCGCCACCGCCTAG
- a CDS encoding TetR/AcrR family transcriptional regulator gives MVGRVKRNSKQASKQPASSSGEPETGDARRDRWRKHRIARRAEFVEAALRALDQHGPDLGMEDVAAEAGVTKPVLYRHFEDKADLFVALGQRGTNILFERLIPAINAELAPLPRIRMALDAFFGVIEEHPNLYRLLARGSWPDKPVDSDVVAEDKELIATALTALLGDYMRMFNMDSGAAEPWAHGIVGLVQNTGEWWLERRSMSRDSVVEYLTQLIWAAIDGLLRQRGVVVDPNLPLEQNKVVQLARGKDETA, from the coding sequence ATGGTCGGCCGTGTCAAGCGCAACAGCAAGCAAGCCAGCAAGCAGCCGGCGTCGTCGTCCGGCGAGCCGGAAACGGGGGATGCCCGCCGCGACCGCTGGCGCAAGCACCGCATCGCGCGGCGCGCGGAGTTCGTCGAGGCCGCGCTGCGGGCGCTCGACCAGCACGGCCCCGACCTCGGCATGGAGGACGTCGCCGCGGAGGCCGGGGTGACCAAGCCGGTGCTGTACCGGCACTTCGAGGACAAGGCTGATCTGTTCGTGGCCCTCGGCCAGCGCGGCACGAACATCCTCTTCGAGCGCCTGATCCCGGCGATCAACGCCGAACTCGCGCCCCTGCCCCGGATCCGCATGGCGCTGGACGCCTTCTTCGGCGTGATCGAGGAGCACCCGAACCTGTACCGCCTGCTGGCGCGCGGGTCGTGGCCGGACAAGCCGGTGGATTCGGACGTGGTGGCCGAGGACAAGGAACTCATCGCGACCGCGCTGACCGCGTTGCTCGGGGACTACATGCGGATGTTCAACATGGACTCGGGCGCCGCGGAGCCGTGGGCGCACGGCATCGTCGGCCTGGTGCAGAACACCGGCGAGTGGTGGCTGGAACGGCGGTCGATGAGCCGCGACAGCGTGGTCGAGTACCTGACCCAGCTGATCTGGGCGGCGATCGACGGGCTGCTGCGCCAGCGGGGTGTGGTGGTCGATCCGAACCTGCCGCTGGAGCAGAACAAGGTCGTGCAGTTGGCACGGGGAAAGGACGAGACGGCGTGA